From the Gorilla gorilla gorilla isolate KB3781 chromosome 22, NHGRI_mGorGor1-v2.1_pri, whole genome shotgun sequence genome, one window contains:
- the GATD3 gene encoding glutamine amidotransferase-like class 1 domain-containing protein 3, mitochondrial isoform X4: MAAVRALVASRLAAASAFTSLSPGGRTPSQRAALHLSVPRPAARVALVLSGCGVYDGTEIHEASAILVHLSRGGAEVQIFAPDVPQMHVIDHTKGQPSEGESRNVLTESARIARGKITDLANLSAANHDAAIFPGGFGAAKNLSTFAVDGEDCKVNKEVERVLKEFHQAGKPIGCDASMSLPAPAPWWSWNAALCCPGLSCVWCWQGESRTCMGEHQ; this comes from the exons ATGGCGGCTGTGAGGGCCCTGGTGGCCTCGAGGCTCGCTGCGGCATCTGCATTCACATCCCTGTCCCCCGGCGGTAGGACGCCTTCCCAGCGCGCAGCCCTTCACCTCTCCGTGCCGCGCCCTGCGGCCAGGGTCGCGCTG GTGCTGTCTGGGTGCGGAGTCTACGATGGGACCGAGATCCACGAGGCCTCGGC GATCCTGGTGCACCTGAGCCGTGGAGGGGCTGAAGTCCAGATCTTTGCTCCTGACGTCCCTCAGATGCACGTGATTGACCACACCAAGGGGCAGCCGTCTGAAGGCGAGAGCAG GAATGTTTTGACCGAGTCTGCGAGGATCGCCCGTGGCAAAATCACAGACCTGGCCAACCTCAGTGCAGCCAACCATGATGCCGCCATCTTTCCAGGAGGCTTTGGAGCGGCTAAAAACCT GAGCACGTTTGCCGTGGATGGGGAAGATTGCAAGGTGAATAAAGAAGTGGAGCGTGTCCTGAAGGAGTTCCACCAGGCCGGGAAGCCCATCGG GTGTGATGCTTCCATGAGCCTCCCGGCACCTGCTCCTTGGTGGTCCTGGAACGCGGCGCTGTGCTGTCCAGGTCTCAGCTGCGTCTGGTGCTGGCAGGGCGAGAGCCGCACTTGCATGGGTGAACATCAGTGA